Proteins encoded within one genomic window of Polaribacter sp. NJDZ03:
- a CDS encoding outer membrane protein assembly factor, whose amino-acid sequence MILKKSLFFLFLSIASFVFSQENIIVDVKIKGIKKIKESFIQNLIHTKKGTALDSIAIEKDIVFLKRLPAVSHAYYQVFQSQDHLYKVYIHIEENFTLIPEVNLWTTTNSQFSYKLGLYDYNFLGRNITFGGFYQNNGFDSYGINFKAPNLFSRKWGIALSHQNWKSEEPLYFGNKTANYLYNNTSFEVLGLYQINLKNQFNFGVNFFNEKYQYLSGVTDASIPQNLDLDKTLFKLVYTYNDLDYYYQYVSGFKSVLYTQFVTSSTAFQNDFLIAWNDFFYYKRIKEKGNWANRLRFGLASNENTPFAPFALDNNINLRGVGILVDRGTGVLLWNTEYRYTVVDKKWLAIQTNVFTDFGSWRNPGGELNDFFKSENIRAYSGVGLRFISKKIYNATFRIDYGFRVSNNPGQSKGGLVFGIGQYF is encoded by the coding sequence GTGATCTTAAAAAAAAGTCTTTTTTTTCTATTTTTATCCATAGCATCTTTTGTATTCTCGCAAGAGAATATAATTGTTGATGTTAAAATTAAAGGGATAAAAAAAATCAAAGAATCCTTTATTCAAAACCTTATTCATACAAAAAAAGGAACCGCTTTAGATTCTATAGCGATAGAAAAAGATATCGTTTTTTTAAAAAGATTACCAGCAGTTAGTCATGCCTATTATCAAGTGTTTCAATCTCAAGATCATCTTTATAAGGTGTATATACATATTGAAGAAAACTTTACACTCATACCAGAAGTTAACTTATGGACAACTACAAACAGTCAGTTTTCTTATAAATTAGGTTTGTATGACTATAATTTTTTAGGAAGAAATATCACCTTTGGTGGGTTTTATCAAAACAACGGATTCGATTCTTATGGCATCAATTTTAAAGCCCCTAATTTGTTTTCTAGAAAATGGGGAATAGCTTTAAGCCATCAAAACTGGAAAAGTGAAGAACCATTGTACTTTGGCAACAAAACTGCAAATTACTTGTACAACAACACTTCTTTTGAAGTATTAGGCTTGTATCAAATAAACCTGAAAAATCAATTTAATTTTGGTGTAAATTTCTTTAATGAAAAATACCAATATTTATCAGGAGTAACAGATGCATCAATTCCACAAAATTTAGATCTAGATAAAACGTTATTTAAATTAGTATATACATATAACGATTTAGATTACTATTACCAATATGTAAGTGGTTTTAAAAGTGTTTTATATACACAGTTTGTAACTTCTAGTACTGCTTTTCAGAATGATTTTTTAATTGCTTGGAACGATTTTTTCTATTATAAAAGAATAAAAGAAAAAGGAAATTGGGCTAATAGATTGCGTTTTGGTTTAGCATCTAATGAGAATACACCTTTTGCTCCCTTTGCTTTAGATAATAATATTAATTTAAGAGGAGTTGGTATTTTAGTAGATAGAGGAACCGGCGTACTTCTCTGGAATACAGAATATAGGTATACTGTTGTAGACAAAAAATGGTTGGCAATTCAGACTAATGTTTTTACAGATTTTGGTTCTTGGAGAAATCCGGGAGGGGAGTTAAATGACTTTTTTAAAAGTGAAAACATAAGAGCTTATTCTGGTGTTGGTCTGCGTTTTATCAGTAAAAAAATATACAATGCCACTTTTAGAATCGATTATGGATTTAGAGTTTCTAACAATCCAGGGCAATCTAAAGGAGGTTTAGTTTTTGGAATAGGACAATATTTTTAA
- a CDS encoding metallophosphoesterase family protein produces MRTFAIGDIHGGLKALLQVLNKLELKDGDKIIFMGDYVDGWSESAQVIQFLIELSQKFDCIFIKGNHDVWCQNWLEDANDVNPSWFMHGGKETMESYEGFSAEEKQKHVAFFDNLPLHYIDTENRLFLHAGFTSMHGVEKEEFKELLYLDRSLWEMLLGLDKTIEKESVFYPKRIQHYKEIYIGHTPTTNYNNPNPMNIANVWNVDTGAAFKGKVTGLNIDTKEFVQSDDLPSLYPDEKGRNK; encoded by the coding sequence ATGAGAACTTTTGCAATAGGAGACATTCACGGAGGCTTAAAAGCATTACTTCAGGTATTAAATAAGCTTGAATTAAAAGATGGTGATAAAATTATTTTCATGGGAGACTATGTAGATGGTTGGAGTGAATCTGCACAAGTTATTCAGTTTTTAATAGAATTATCTCAAAAATTCGATTGTATTTTTATCAAAGGAAACCATGATGTTTGGTGCCAGAACTGGCTAGAAGATGCTAATGATGTAAATCCCTCTTGGTTTATGCATGGCGGTAAAGAAACCATGGAGAGTTATGAGGGTTTTTCTGCAGAAGAAAAACAAAAACATGTTGCTTTTTTTGATAATTTACCTCTACATTATATAGATACAGAAAACAGGTTATTTTTACATGCGGGTTTTACTTCTATGCACGGAGTAGAAAAAGAGGAATTTAAAGAGTTGTTGTACTTAGATAGGTCTTTGTGGGAAATGCTTTTAGGGCTAGATAAAACGATTGAAAAAGAGTCTGTTTTTTATCCTAAAAGAATACAGCATTATAAAGAAATTTACATTGGGCACACACCAACCACCAATTATAATAACCCTAACCCAATGAATATTGCTAATGTTTGGAATGTAGATACTGGAGCTGCTTTTAAAGGTAAAGTAACAGGCTTAAATATTGATACAAAAGAGTTTGTACAAAGTGATGATTTACCAAGTTTATACCCTGATGAAAAAGGAAGAAATAAATAA
- a CDS encoding sterol desaturase family protein translates to MNKYLDIIKDSYSGYWNYVKQSVLMELDWENYFYGLIVISLVVWGLEILFPWRKNQSIFRKDFWLDTFYMFFNFFLLNLIVLIALSNSAAELFNDILGIVGLSITSFQLLEINNYPFFVRIFIFFIVIDFVQWWTHRLLHQFEFLWNFHKVHHSVKEMGFAAHLRYHWMEPVVYNSLRYVPLAIIGGFSAQDVVFVHFFNITIGHLNHANINWDYGWLKYILNNPKMHIWHHVKELPEDRKNGVNFGITLSIWDYIFKTNYIPYSGRDIELGFDDEKKFPKDFIHQEMYPLVKK, encoded by the coding sequence ATGAACAAATACCTAGATATCATAAAAGACTCTTATTCCGGTTATTGGAATTACGTAAAGCAATCTGTTTTAATGGAACTAGATTGGGAGAATTATTTTTACGGATTAATTGTAATTTCTTTAGTAGTTTGGGGATTAGAAATACTTTTTCCTTGGCGTAAAAATCAATCAATTTTTAGAAAAGATTTTTGGTTAGACACCTTTTATATGTTCTTTAATTTCTTCTTACTAAATTTAATTGTCCTCATTGCCTTATCTAATTCGGCAGCAGAATTGTTTAATGATATTTTAGGTATTGTAGGTTTATCTATTACCAGTTTTCAGTTGTTAGAAATTAATAACTATCCGTTTTTTGTTAGAATATTTATCTTTTTTATTGTGATCGATTTTGTACAATGGTGGACTCACAGACTATTACATCAATTCGAATTTCTTTGGAATTTTCATAAAGTACATCATTCGGTTAAAGAAATGGGCTTTGCTGCACACTTACGATACCATTGGATGGAACCGGTGGTTTACAATTCTTTAAGATACGTTCCGTTGGCAATTATTGGAGGTTTTTCTGCACAAGATGTTGTCTTTGTACACTTTTTTAATATTACGATTGGGCACTTAAACCATGCGAATATTAATTGGGATTATGGTTGGTTAAAATATATTTTAAACAACCCAAAAATGCATATTTGGCATCATGTAAAAGAGTTGCCAGAAGATAGAAAAAACGGGGTAAACTTTGGGATAACGTTAAGTATTTGGGATTACATTTTTAAAACAAATTATATTCCATATTCTGGTAGAGATATCGAATTAGGTTTTGATGATGAAAAAAAGTTTCCGAAAGACTTTATTCATCAAGAAATGTATCCGTTGGTTAAAAAATAA
- a CDS encoding purine-nucleoside phosphorylase has protein sequence MKKQQLQETIDFLKSNGITNPEIGIVLGTGLGKLVNEVAIEKEILYSEIPNFPVATVEFHSGKLIYGELSGKKVIIMAGRFHLYEGYNAWEVTYGIRTMHGLGIKNLLISNASGAINLSYKKGELMLIEDHINLQGSSPLAFKGANNFGNIFADMLAPYSEEINSKIIKIAKEQNILLHKGVYTSVLGPQLETRAEYRMLQILETDAVGMSTVPEVIVAKQLNLPCAAISVLTDECDPKNLQSVDISEIIAIAGEAEPKMIALFKEVIKVI, from the coding sequence ATGAAAAAACAACAATTACAAGAAACCATCGATTTTTTAAAATCAAACGGAATTACAAATCCAGAAATAGGAATTGTTTTAGGAACAGGATTAGGGAAATTAGTAAATGAAGTTGCTATTGAAAAAGAAATTCTGTATTCAGAAATACCAAATTTCCCAGTGGCAACGGTAGAGTTTCATTCTGGTAAATTAATTTATGGAGAATTGTCTGGCAAAAAGGTAATTATAATGGCAGGTCGTTTTCATTTATATGAAGGCTATAATGCTTGGGAAGTAACTTACGGAATTAGAACCATGCACGGTTTAGGCATTAAAAACCTACTAATTTCTAATGCTTCAGGAGCCATTAACTTATCTTATAAAAAAGGAGAGTTAATGCTAATTGAAGATCATATTAATTTGCAAGGAAGTTCTCCTTTAGCTTTTAAAGGAGCCAATAATTTTGGAAATATTTTTGCAGATATGTTAGCACCATATTCCGAAGAAATAAATAGTAAAATTATTAAGATTGCCAAAGAGCAAAATATTTTATTACACAAAGGCGTTTACACCAGTGTATTAGGCCCACAATTAGAAACAAGAGCCGAATATAGAATGTTGCAAATTTTAGAAACAGATGCCGTTGGTATGAGTACGGTACCTGAAGTTATTGTTGCAAAACAACTAAATTTACCTTGTGCAGCCATTTCTGTGTTAACGGATGAATGTGATCCTAAAAATTTACAATCTGTAGATATTTCAGAAATTATAGCTATTGCAGGTGAAGCAGAACCTAAAATGATTGCATTGTTTAAGGAGGTTATAAAAGTGATATAG
- a CDS encoding TIGR04282 family arsenosugar biosynthesis glycosyltransferase — MENKIKSKNLLLIFTRNPELGKAKTRLAKTVGDEKALEIYKFLLDKTKEITSKVTSDKAVYYSVKIRENDIWDAKSYQKHQQVGEDLGIRMLNAFKHSFAAGYQKVMIIGSDLFDLTSENIENAFQQLDSNDVVLGPAEDGGYYLLGMNALQEDIFKNKDWGKASVRKDTLIDLQDKAVFLLKELNDVDVFEDIEHHSAFQQFLQ, encoded by the coding sequence ATGGAAAATAAAATAAAAAGTAAAAACTTACTCCTAATCTTCACCAGAAACCCAGAATTAGGCAAAGCAAAAACACGTTTGGCTAAAACCGTTGGTGATGAGAAAGCTTTAGAAATCTATAAATTCTTATTAGATAAAACGAAAGAAATAACCTCTAAAGTAACATCTGATAAAGCGGTTTATTATTCTGTAAAAATTAGAGAAAATGATATTTGGGATGCAAAAAGCTATCAAAAACACCAACAAGTAGGAGAAGATTTAGGCATTAGAATGTTAAATGCTTTTAAACATAGTTTTGCCGCGGGGTATCAAAAAGTTATGATTATTGGTAGCGATTTGTTTGATTTAACCTCAGAAAATATAGAAAATGCATTCCAACAACTAGACTCTAATGACGTGGTTTTAGGACCTGCAGAAGACGGTGGTTATTATCTTTTAGGAATGAATGCTTTACAAGAAGATATCTTTAAAAATAAAGATTGGGGAAAGGCTTCAGTTAGAAAAGATACATTAATAGATTTACAAGATAAAGCAGTATTTTTGTTAAAAGAACTAAATGATGTGGATGTTTTTGAAGATATTGAGCATCATTCTGCATTTCAACAATTTTTACAATAA
- a CDS encoding rhodanese-like domain-containing protein encodes MKKILILFLLITSTLTAQKKLDKLLNKFNKNNVPYISVDTLATTKTFLLDAREEKEYKVSHLKNAILVGFDHFNITKTLEKLPKDKSAKIVVYCSLGIRSEIVAHQLIEKGYTNVFNLYGGIFEWKNNNYQVIDTLGNQTEKIHTFNKEWSKWLFKGEKVY; translated from the coding sequence ATGAAGAAAATTTTAATTCTTTTTCTACTAATAACATCAACACTAACTGCACAAAAAAAGTTAGATAAATTGTTAAACAAATTCAACAAGAACAATGTTCCTTATATTTCTGTAGATACATTAGCAACTACAAAAACTTTTCTTTTAGATGCTAGAGAAGAAAAAGAATATAAAGTCAGTCATTTAAAAAATGCTATTCTTGTAGGTTTTGATCATTTTAATATCACTAAAACTTTAGAGAAACTGCCAAAAGACAAAAGTGCAAAAATTGTTGTGTATTGTTCATTAGGTATTCGTTCAGAAATTGTTGCGCATCAATTAATTGAAAAAGGGTATACGAATGTTTTTAATTTATATGGCGGAATTTTTGAGTGGAAAAACAATAATTATCAAGTCATTGATACTTTAGGTAACCAGACAGAAAAAATACATACTTTTAATAAAGAGTGGAGCAAATGGCTTTTTAAAGGAGAGAAGGTTTATTAA
- a CDS encoding DUF547 domain-containing protein gives MKKILLTLVTLFTLSQVNAQTSIFNSLLQQHVTKSGIVDYKSLKKEEAKLDSYISYLEKTTPTSSWSTNKQKAFWMNAYNAYTIKIILDNYPLKSITDIKQKGKTAWKTPFAIVGGKTYTLDDIEHTILRKNLFDPRIHVGVNCASGSCPKLGNEAFTEENVDATLDKLIKGFVNDPTRNKISAKKIQISSIFDWFKEDFTKKGSIIDFLNKYSETKINPKAKISYLKYDWTLNGK, from the coding sequence ATGAAAAAAATACTTTTAACACTAGTTACTCTTTTTACTTTATCACAAGTAAACGCACAAACATCAATTTTTAACAGCTTATTGCAACAGCACGTTACCAAAAGCGGAATTGTAGATTACAAATCATTAAAAAAAGAGGAAGCTAAATTAGACAGCTACATTTCTTATTTAGAAAAAACAACACCAACTAGTTCTTGGTCTACCAATAAACAAAAAGCATTTTGGATGAATGCATACAACGCATACACCATTAAAATTATTTTAGATAATTATCCTCTAAAAAGCATTACAGACATCAAACAAAAAGGAAAAACTGCTTGGAAAACTCCTTTTGCAATAGTAGGCGGAAAAACATATACTTTAGATGATATTGAACATACCATTTTACGTAAAAATTTATTTGACCCAAGAATTCATGTAGGTGTAAATTGTGCTTCTGGTTCTTGTCCTAAATTAGGAAACGAAGCTTTTACAGAAGAGAATGTAGATGCAACCTTAGATAAACTAATAAAAGGTTTTGTAAACGACCCTACGAGAAATAAAATTTCTGCTAAAAAAATTCAAATCTCATCAATTTTCGATTGGTTTAAAGAAGATTTTACTAAAAAAGGTTCAATTATCGATTTTTTAAACAAATACTCAGAAACTAAAATAAACCCGAAAGCAAAAATTAGTTATCTAAAATATGATTGGACTTTAAACGGAAAATAA
- the fabD gene encoding ACP S-malonyltransferase: MKAYIFPGQGAQFTGMGLDLYEKSALAQEYFEKANKILGFSITDIMFEGTAEQLKETKVTQPAIFLHSVILAKVLGDSFKPEMVAGHSLGELSALVANGVLTFEDGLKLVSKRALAMQKACEAAPSTMAAVLGLADTIVEETCAEIDGVVVAANYNCPGQLVISGEIAAVEKACAVLTEKGAKRAILLPVGGAFHSPMMEPARAELAAAIEATTFSKPTCAVYQNVVAKAVTSPEEIKENLIAQLTAPVKWTQCIQAMIADGGTEFVEVGPGKVLQGLMRKIDRSVAASGAVLFE, translated from the coding sequence ATGAAAGCATATATTTTTCCGGGTCAAGGAGCGCAATTTACAGGAATGGGATTGGATTTATACGAAAAGTCTGCATTGGCGCAAGAATACTTTGAAAAAGCAAACAAGATTTTAGGGTTCTCGATTACAGATATTATGTTTGAAGGAACTGCAGAGCAATTAAAGGAAACGAAAGTTACGCAGCCTGCAATCTTTTTACACTCGGTAATTTTAGCGAAAGTTTTAGGAGATTCTTTTAAACCAGAAATGGTTGCAGGACATTCTTTAGGAGAATTATCTGCCTTGGTTGCAAATGGAGTTTTAACTTTTGAAGATGGTTTAAAATTGGTTTCTAAACGTGCTTTGGCAATGCAAAAAGCATGTGAAGCTGCACCAAGTACAATGGCGGCAGTTTTAGGTTTGGCAGATACTATTGTGGAAGAAACGTGTGCAGAAATAGATGGAGTAGTGGTTGCTGCAAATTATAATTGTCCTGGGCAATTGGTTATTTCTGGTGAAATTGCTGCGGTTGAAAAAGCGTGTGCTGTTTTAACTGAAAAAGGAGCAAAGAGAGCTATATTATTACCTGTTGGTGGTGCGTTTCACTCGCCAATGATGGAGCCTGCAAGAGCTGAATTAGCAGCTGCTATTGAAGCAACTACTTTTAGTAAACCTACATGTGCTGTGTACCAGAATGTGGTTGCAAAGGCAGTTACGAGTCCGGAAGAAATTAAAGAGAATTTAATAGCACAATTAACGGCACCAGTAAAATGGACACAATGTATACAAGCAATGATTGCTGATGGTGGTACAGAATTTGTTGAGGTTGGACCGGGTAAAGTGTTACAGGGTTTAATGCGTAAAATTGATAGATCTGTTGCTGCTTCTGGAGCAGTTTTGTTTGAATAG
- a CDS encoding alpha/beta fold hydrolase has protein sequence MKSYNSNVAWKEINALLPFDFQIKENNHPVEESWDWKGNQIHLDRYPNSKSEYRIFLHHGVGTNGRQMNMILGHKLAELGYDVVAMDNLGYGMTEVNQKDITYDNWVHCFADFVNEETKRDYKKPVLYGLSAGGMLCYNSACHMDEVHGIIGMCFLKNDDKEVGKATAKFGWSNWFLFPIANLLIKMGIKRVPFPMKAASKMNALTNNKQALKIFLEDNASAGANIQLQFLYDYTHYNLPIPVAEFDKCPILLTQPEKDNWTPLHLSEISMKGIKAPYTVKILKGGGHYPMEETALNELLKYSNEFIKNLN, from the coding sequence ATGAAATCATACAATTCAAATGTTGCTTGGAAAGAAATAAACGCTTTACTTCCCTTCGACTTTCAAATTAAAGAAAATAACCATCCGGTAGAAGAATCTTGGGATTGGAAAGGCAATCAAATTCATCTTGACCGGTATCCAAATTCAAAATCAGAATATCGAATTTTTCTTCATCACGGAGTTGGAACAAACGGTAGACAGATGAATATGATTTTGGGTCATAAATTAGCAGAACTGGGCTATGATGTTGTTGCTATGGACAACTTAGGCTACGGAATGACCGAAGTAAACCAGAAAGATATTACGTACGATAATTGGGTTCATTGCTTTGCAGACTTCGTTAACGAAGAAACCAAACGAGATTATAAAAAGCCCGTTCTTTACGGATTAAGTGCAGGCGGAATGCTTTGCTACAATTCTGCTTGTCATATGGACGAAGTTCACGGAATAATAGGAATGTGTTTTTTAAAAAATGACGATAAAGAAGTAGGTAAAGCAACTGCAAAATTTGGTTGGTCTAATTGGTTTCTTTTTCCAATTGCTAACCTTTTAATAAAAATGGGTATAAAACGAGTACCATTTCCAATGAAAGCTGCCTCTAAGATGAATGCTTTAACAAACAATAAACAAGCGTTAAAAATTTTCTTAGAAGACAATGCATCAGCAGGGGCAAATATACAATTGCAATTTTTGTATGATTATACTCACTATAATTTACCTATTCCGGTAGCTGAATTTGACAAATGTCCTATCCTTTTAACACAGCCAGAAAAAGATAATTGGACACCTTTACACTTAAGCGAAATTTCAATGAAAGGAATAAAAGCACCTTACACTGTAAAGATTCTAAAAGGTGGTGGTCATTACCCAATGGAAGAAACCGCATTAAATGAATTATTAAAATATAGTAATGAGTTTATAAAAAATCTAAATTAA
- a CDS encoding helix-turn-helix domain-containing protein translates to MKKEFRSGCPISSTLDVIGDKWSLLIIRDMLIKHKKTFKEISNSDESIAPSILSARLKLLESYKLIFKTKIPENKKENIYLLTDKGIRLTPIIIEFSLWGDANMREFNKIKDIKGLNLDKSYGIQSVQGRYNSMLLNF, encoded by the coding sequence ATGAAAAAAGAATTTCGTTCTGGTTGTCCAATCTCTTCTACCTTAGATGTTATAGGAGATAAATGGTCTTTGTTAATTATACGAGATATGTTAATTAAACATAAAAAGACATTCAAAGAAATATCTAATTCGGACGAAAGTATAGCCCCTAGTATTTTGTCTGCACGATTAAAATTATTAGAGTCTTATAAATTAATTTTCAAGACAAAAATTCCTGAAAATAAAAAAGAGAATATTTATCTGTTAACAGATAAAGGAATTCGTTTAACTCCAATAATTATAGAGTTCAGTTTGTGGGGAGATGCTAATATGCGAGAATTTAATAAAATAAAGGATATAAAAGGTTTGAATTTAGATAAGTCTTATGGTATTCAATCAGTTCAAGGTCGTTATAATTCTATGTTACTTAATTTCTGA
- a CDS encoding helix-turn-helix domain-containing protein, which translates to MNKKKTETDIYTPTECKKFILPVRDVIDIIGGKWRLPIIIALSFKIHRFKELERQIEGITPRMLSKELKELEINGLINREVFNTIPVSVEYSLTDYGKSLDKVIETMRDWGLTHRDKIKNE; encoded by the coding sequence ATGAACAAAAAAAAGACTGAAACGGATATTTACACACCTACAGAATGTAAAAAATTTATTCTTCCTGTTCGAGATGTCATAGATATCATTGGTGGAAAATGGAGATTACCAATTATTATAGCTCTTTCTTTTAAAATTCACAGATTTAAAGAATTAGAACGTCAAATTGAAGGAATAACTCCAAGAATGTTATCTAAGGAATTAAAAGAATTAGAAATAAATGGACTAATAAACAGAGAGGTATTTAATACAATACCTGTTTCTGTTGAATATAGTCTTACGGATTATGGAAAATCTTTAGATAAAGTAATTGAAACGATGAGAGACTGGGGATTAACTCATAGAGACAAAATAAAGAATGAATAA
- a CDS encoding FMN-dependent NADH-azoreductase — protein MKKTLILSYTPRENSNTKKMLDFFIENNQEKTAITFIDLAEEAPDLLLKENLNLYVNRNFGGVELTDEEQKVLAKNDKMMQQLLDTDFVVLASPMYNFSVPATVKAWFDAVIQAGKTFGYTETGIKGFCENTKALILMTSGSDFGIEPYKSVNFATPFLITAFNFLGIPAQAINKFGMIEYADKSNQMIADAKEEIKVVSNQWY, from the coding sequence ATGAAAAAAACACTAATTTTAAGTTACACTCCAAGAGAGAATTCAAATACAAAAAAAATGCTTGATTTCTTTATCGAAAATAATCAAGAAAAAACAGCAATAACATTTATTGACTTGGCAGAAGAAGCGCCAGATTTATTATTAAAAGAAAATTTGAATCTTTATGTAAATAGAAATTTTGGAGGTGTAGAGCTTACTGATGAAGAACAGAAAGTTTTAGCTAAAAATGATAAAATGATGCAACAATTATTGGATACCGATTTTGTTGTCTTGGCAAGCCCTATGTATAATTTTTCAGTTCCTGCAACCGTAAAAGCTTGGTTTGATGCAGTTATACAGGCTGGAAAAACTTTTGGATATACTGAAACTGGAATTAAAGGGTTTTGTGAAAACACAAAAGCTTTGATATTAATGACAAGTGGTAGTGATTTTGGAATAGAGCCTTATAAAAGTGTTAATTTTGCGACTCCTTTTTTAATAACAGCATTTAATTTTCTTGGAATTCCTGCTCAAGCTATCAATAAGTTTGGTATGATAGAGTATGCAGACAAATCGAATCAAATGATAGCCGATGCAAAAGAAGAAATTAAAGTAGTAAGTAATCAATGGTATTAA